The following proteins are co-located in the Microplitis demolitor isolate Queensland-Clemson2020A chromosome 5, iyMicDemo2.1a, whole genome shotgun sequence genome:
- the LOC103569093 gene encoding aminopeptidase N yields the protein MKLIISLVSLLLIFNTISAESNDRTRSRRSIDFNDVFKLPAYRMPRSFKPTNYELEIKPFTINATFLGKVKIFGSWISEGSRIKLDVDRGLHITNISIKCLSPNSTEAFEQADIAEQEHNIKKSEFNIDLQQWFTTGRKCEININYTGNISISETYGFFMNSYLDTLAQAHTFLATHLRLNHAKQLFPCIDEPEYKATFLLSVIRPKNLQCRSNTPLIASTEIPEEPNFMRDNFEKTPEMSTYQLAFMISDFESMSPSRSVNPIEGRSPLEIKVWGRKEYLSTLSKVPNKIVTIINYLQNYFNISIGLSKLDLVAMPMYTASKASDSWGLMFFKESELSSPLVWNTAYELIYQWIGQRITPFRWSDAQVNKALNSFLASKTTVDIDPHEMEGKWPMTLLYSLYYEFGKTLPFSRVAGIRHEATSSKIELVFRMFNYTLGEEIFRQGVQKFVHEPAKNRSFYAHDIFTQLDKVRVKNNLTLPNDLTISSIAAPWITRDRVPVVTVIRDYETGNITFTQNVFLRETPPASNEKMSYLWDIPIIMVSQENISFDKLQPNYWLTKGDNSITRPDIASKENFVIVNPEEIGMFPVNYDPCNWYMLGEFLQGPMRETIPVLTRAKLLHDAWNMAYAGNICFEVALNMTLFLKNETSHVVWEPFFTMIDHVGRKIQESENVATNFEAYIFSLLEPLYKNQLGETPNPNEPSWKTHMRGLAKNFLCRAGYRPCVEEAKEQYKKWMKDDEPDEGNPVANEFICPVFRWGTMEEWEFGLQRVINFPQKTIERKQSERTYLLKTLAGCPVDKKKIERLLNVTILNENSNFTDSDIQLIYSTLTGSATGYFALFDFLVDHWNLMKQRFETKEHLWNGIINSATSSFSTQEGYDMVSQLYKDRQREADPAEAIIKKVMGDLEEELKWSKNNLPVIEGWLNNHLKQRPSSLMSSERQSTAMDSSSITPFAG from the exons ATGAAGTTGATTATCTCTCTGGTTTctctattattaatatttaatactatatCAGCTGAATCAAAT GACAGAACTAGATCACGAAGAAGTATTGATTTCAATGATGTATTCAAATTACCTGCATACAGAATGCCTCGAAGTTTTAAGCCAACGAATTATGAATTGGAGATAAAACCGTTTACAATTAATGCTACTTTCCTGGGTAAAGTGAAGATATTTGGCAGCTGGATTAGTGAAGGATCACGAATTAAACTTGATGTAGATCGTGGCTTACATATTACTAACATTTCGATTAAATGTCTCAGTCCAAATAGCAC GGAAGCGTTTGAACAGGCTGACATTGCTGAACAGGaacacaatataaaaaaatcggaaTTTAATATAGATTTGCAACAATGGTTTACTACTGGACGAAAATGTGAAATCAATATCAATTATActggaaatatttcaatttctgAAACCTATGGATTTTTTATGAACTCATACTTGGATACTCTTGCTCAAGCACA CACATTTCTCGCAACTCATTTGAGACTAAATCATGCAAAACAACTATTTCCTTGCATCGATGAGCCAGAATATAAGGCAACATTTTTACTCTCTGTGATTCGTCCAAAAAATCTACAATGCCGTTCGAATACGCCGCTCATTGCTAGCACAGAAAT accaGAAGAACCGAATTTTATGCgagacaattttgaaaaaactccAGAAATGTCAACATATCAATTAGCATTTATGATTTCCGATTTTGAAAGTATGTCACCAAGCAGATCTGTTAATCCAATTGAAGGTCGTAGTCCACTAGAAATAAAAGTTTGGGGAAGAAAAGAATATCTATCAACTTTATCAAAAGTaccaaataaaatagttacgataataaattatttacaaaattacttTAACATTTCTATCGGTCTCTCAAAATTGGATCTCGTTGCTATGCCAATGTACACGGCTTCCAAAGCTTCTGACAGTTGGGGTCTCATGTTTTTCAA aGAAAGTGAATTAAGTAGCCCATTAGTTTGGAATACTGCATATGAGTTAATTTATCAATGGATTGGACAACGAATTACTCCTTTTCGCTGGAGTGACGCACAAGTTAACAAAGCattgaattcatttttagcATCTAAAACAACAGtagat attgATCCACATGAAATGGAAGGAAAGTGGCCAATGACACTTTTATATTCTCTTTATTATGAATTCGGTAAAACATTACCGTTTTCTCGTGTAGCTGGTATAAGACACGAAGCAACTTCTTCTAAAA ttgaGCTGGTATTCCGTATGTTTAATTATACGCTTGGAGAAGAAATTTTCCGTCAAGGAGTCCAAAAATTTGTTCATGAACCAGCCAAAAA ccgTAGTTTTTATGCTCATGACATATTCACTCAATTGGATAAAGTGagggtcaaaaataatttaacccTACCTAATGACCTGACAATCAGCAGTATCGCAGCACCTTGGATAACCAGAGACCGTGTGCCAGTGGTAACGGTAATTCGTGATTATGAAACCGGAAACATCACCTTCACACAA aatGTTTTTCTTCGTGAAACACCGCCTGcatcaaatgaaaaaatgtctTATTTATGGGACATACCAATTATTATGGTGTCACAAGAAAATATTAGCTTTGATAAGCTTCAGCCAAATTACTGGCTGACTAAAGGTGATAACTCAATCACTAGACCGGATATAGCttctaaagaaaattttgttatcgTTAATCCAGAAGAAATAG GAATGTTCCCGGTCAATTATGATCCATGCAATTGGTATATGTTGGGTGAATTTCTTCAAGGACCAATGCGTGAAACGATTCCAGTATTAACTCGTGCTAAACTATTACATGATGCCTGGAATATGGCGTATGCTGGTAACATATGCTTCGAAGTAGCGCTTAATATGAccctatttttaaaaaatgaaactagTCATGTAGTGTGGGAACCATTTTTCACTATGATTGATCACGTTGgaagaaaaattcaagaatCAGAAAATGTTGCAACTAATTTCGaa GCGTACATCTTTAGTCTCCTTGAGCCATTATACAAGAATCAACTTGGTGAGACGCCGAATCCTAATGAGCCATCGTGGAAGACTCATATGAGAGGACTAGCTAAGAATTTCTTGTGTCGTGCTGGTTATCGTCCTTGTGTTGAAGAGGCTAAAGAACAATACAAAAAATGGATGAAAGATGACGAACCTGATGAAGGAAATCc agttgccaatgaatttatttgtccAGTCTTCCGATGGGGTACAATGGAAGAATGGGAATTCGGTCTTCAAAGAGTAATTAATTTCCCTCAGAAAACAATAGAAAGAAAACAAAGTGAAAGaacatatttattgaaaactcTAGCCGGTTGTCCCgttgataaaaagaaaattgaaag attattaaatgttacaattttaaatgaaaattcaaatttcacgGATTCagatattcaattaatttacagtACTCTAACAGGAAGCGCTACTGGTTACTTTGCATTGTTTGATTTCCTAGTAGATCACTGGAATTTAATGAAGCAAAGATTTGAAACCAAAGAGCATTTATGGAACGGTATAATTAATTCAGCTACCTCGTCATTTAGTACTCAAGAAGGCTATGATATGGTATCACAATTGTATAAAGATCGTCAAAGAGAAGCCGATCCGGCTGAGGCaatcattaaaaaagtaatgggAGATTTAGAAGAAGAATTAAAATGGAGTAAAAACAATCTTCCTGTAATAGAAGGCTGGTTAAATAATCATCTTAAACAACGACCATCGTCACTTATGTCTTCTGAACGTCAATCAACTGCAATGGATAGTAGTAGTATCACTCCATTTGCTGGATAG
- the LOC106693508 gene encoding protein NATD1 encodes MNKSNLFVLNFSKLIIIQKKFMFGVHHNPKRQIFYIKLDNYERATLLYKKNDNILDMKSINVPEKFENRGIARLLTEAAFTYAIVNNYYLILTCKYMQRTYEKIKTPELEERVIGPSNFLKAPEV; translated from the exons atgAATAAGtcaaatttgtttgttttaaacttttcaaaactaataataatacaaaaaaagtttatgttCGGCGTTCATCATAATCCAAAGcgtcaaatattttatataaaattagataattatG AAAGAGCAACtttattgtacaaaaaaaatgataatattttggATATGAAGTCTATTAATGTaccagaaaaatttgaaaatagagGCATCGCAAGATTATTAACagag GCTGCATTTACTTATGCCATTGTAAATAACTACTATCTAATTTTAACGTGCAAGTATATGCAGCGtacatatgaaaaaataaaaaccccCGAACTTGAAGAACGTGTAATTGGTCcatcaaattttctaaaagctCCTGAAGTCTGA
- the LOC103569092 gene encoding tetratricopeptide repeat protein 21B has product MDNLDEYDHQAIIIWYCQEYYYHGMYQQAKQASHDYPNNENIKILLAVSYLLTNHTEEALQLVTDLISHDDTTLPALLIQSYVYRSNNNKDKSLVTQIDGKIREDRRKATATGLTRAALVLLLLKKFDKAKDYAEKAYKLRSNDFEVLLINGLIDLKFSIGKNTNYFNAISKEHSRKLIVLLGTAKQYELNESHDQAILILNALIVRYPKICIPLIEKMYNQLALKDWDQVIETANRILSIDTNNLDGIKAKTVVIFIRDGDYTTGSKDIQLFFRNLMLAEQKNIEIITKNIKLFTCIINRDELILQELIKVMEKLIQQNSNLSEPMIELGNIFLMLNKIKEAEHWYRSAIRIDESSFSALMGLAHCQVLDSSPGSIDLARQQIDFLMEVQSNSLDPRLHFMSAQLCRNDTTKALNYLNMSVKLILKNIENIPFGYKYLYELNPDFCLEIVNQHLTHTPTIYNNTGPRDDNENLTVVLLNKVADACPGFGAALLLLAKASMQNGDFEEALAALKKLIDSVDPANASAHLLMAQIFTRQADYQSASTSLEVGLSYNFKVRDDPLYHLITGIIERNNGNLESSITSLRMAMTLIDSPSRDTVTLSSSDKATLYLELISAYSELKKFDEAAALTSEAKMQFVNTVEEGRVIIGNAELCLMTGDIDKAINYLNDIQAGQPYYLQAHTMLANIYLNQRKDRHSFAKCFRELVDHCPGPRTFSMLGDAYMAIQEPDRAIEAYEESLKNNPGDKTLASKMGKALVKTHQYGKAINYYKEVVKNKSCGDLKLDMAELFMRMKHFDKAEAVLIQELQDGRMATDLASLEVRGKQLLMLAKVRERAGDIKLAISTLKEARENQVRCMQRASIVPSGTDQKQVLVEICLMLAEHSTAIRDFDEAIGYYKDALQHRPKDIKALLSLAKLYMQVNDLDKCALSCSALLNADPNNEAASVMMADLAFRKVDFETAAFHFRQLLLRKPTYWTALARLIEVSRRTGSIEDLNEWIARAEAATEGSNHEAGFYYCAGLLDWRTGKLNSALRSFNAARRDPEWGQQAIYNMIEICLDPDDDSALSSEAFNEEDAEYQDSRTMALRTAERLLQELNPKGSPHEILTHRLLSNFFLLATKIKSKIEQALQDCTVLASQETLRDHVGPALGLATAHILLKQTPRARNHLKRVSKNVWTFEDAEYLERCWILLAEIYVQSNKYDLANELLRRVLQHNATCVRAHELSGTIAEKEQNYREAAIRYAQAWKFGGKTKLSSGYKLAYCCLKSKKYADAIQACNEVLHQNNDFPKIRKEILEKSINHIRT; this is encoded by the exons atggatAATCTTGACGAATATGATCACCAAGCCATAATAATATGGTATTGTCAAGAATATTATTACCATGGAATGTATCAGCAAGCAAAGCAAGCATCCCACGATTATCCTAACaatgaaaacattaaaatactACTAGCAGTGTcttatttactaacaaatcATACCGAAGAAGCTTTGCAATTAGTAACAGACTTAATTAGCCATGATGATACGACATTACCAGCTTTGTTGATCCAAAGTTACGTTTACCgatcgaataataataaagataaaagcTTAGTGACTCAAATAGACGGTAAAATACGTGAAGATCGACGCAAAGCAACTGCTACTGGTCTTACAAGAGCTGCATTAGTTCTATTActactaaaaaaattcgataaagCTAAAGATTATGCTGAGAAAGCTTACAAATTACGATCAAATGATTTCGAAGTATTGCTAATAAATGGTCtgattgatttgaaatttagcatcggtaaaaatacaaattatttcaatgcTATTTCTAAGGAACACAGCAGAAAACTTATCGTTCTTCTTGGTACAGCAAAACAATACGAATTAAATGAATCACATGATCAAGCTATTTTAATTCTCAATGCATTAATTGTAAGATATCCGAAGATTTGTATaccattaattgaaaaaatgtataatcaATTAGCATTGAAAGATTGGGATCAAGTTATCGAAACTGCCAATAGAATTTTGTCAATCGATACTAATAATTTAGATGGTATTAAAGCTAAAactgttgttatttttattcgcgACGGTGATTATACAACAGGGTCCAAagatattcaattattttttcgtaacCTCATGTTAgctgaacaaaaaaatattgaaattataacaaaaaatataaaattatttacatgtaTAATTAATCGGGATGAATTAATCCTccaagaattaataaaagttatggaaaaattaattcaacagAATTCGAATTTAAGCGAACCAATGATAGAACtcggtaatatttttttaatgttgaataaaataaaagaagccGAGCATTGGTATCGCAGTGCAATAAGAATTGATGAGTCTTCATTTTCTGCTTTAATGGGTTTAGCTCACTGTCAAGTTTTAGATTCATCACCAGGTTCAATAGATCTAGCCCGTCAACAAATTGATTTTCTAATGGAAGTTCAATCTAATTCGCTAGATCCACGTCTTCATTTTATGTCTGCACAATTGTGCCGCAATGACACAACGAAGGCACTCAATTACCTCAATATGTctgtcaaattaattttaaaaaacattgaaaacATTCCATTtggttacaaatatttatatgaactGAATCCAGATTTTTGTTTAGAAATCGTTAACCAGCATTTAACTCATACACCAAcgatttataataatactgGACCACGTGAcgacaatgaaaatttaactgtCGTACTATTAAACAAAGTCGCCGACGCTTGTCCCGGTTTCGGAGCAGCCCTTCTGTTACTGGCTAAAGCGTCAATGCAAAATGGCGATTTCGAGGAAGCATTGGCtgctttaaaaaaacttatcgaCTCAGTAGACCCGGCGAATGCATCAGCTCACTTGTTGATGGCTCAAATATTCACTCGTCAAGCCGACTATCAATCAGCATCAACAAGTCTTGAAGTTGGACTGAGttacaattttaaagttcGCGATGATCCACTTTATCACCTTATTACTGGAATCATTGAACGTAACAACGGAAATTTAGAATCATCAATCACCAGTTTGCGCATGGCAATGACATTAATTGATTCACCCTCTAGAGATACAGTGACTTTATCATCTTCAGACAAAGCGACACTTTATCTAGAATTGATATCAGCTTACAgtgaacttaaaaaatttgatgaagcCGCGGCATTAACGAGCGAAGCTAAAATGCAGTTTGTTAATACTGTAGAAGAAGGTCGTGTGATTATCGGTAATGCTGAGCTTTGTTTGATGACTGGGGATATTGATAAGGCAATAAATTATCTGAATGATATACAAGCAGGCCAACCGTATTATCTACAAGCGCATACGATGCTcgctaatatttatttgaaccaaCGAAAAGATCGGCATTCATTCGCTAAATGTTTTCGCGAACTGGTTGATCATTGTCCTGGACCACGGACCTTTAGTATGCTCGGAGACGCTTACATGGCAATCCAAGAGCCAGATCGCGCGATCGAAGCTTATGAAGAGTCGTTGAAAAATAATCCTGGGGATAAAACACTTGCTAGCAAAATGGGAAAAGCTTTAGTTAAAACTCACCAGTATGGAAaagctataaattattacaaggAAGTTGTTAAAAATAAGTCATGTGGAGATCTAAAACTAGATATGGCTGAGTTGTTTATGCGAATGAAACATTTTGATAAGGCTGAAGCTGTTCTTATTCAAGAACTACAGGACGGTAGGATGGCTACGGATTTAGCGAGCCTGGAAGTTCGTGGCAAGCAATTACTGATGCTTGCTAAGGTACGAGAGCGTGCGGGTGATATTAAATTGGCTATTTCGACATTAAAGGAAGCTAGAGAAAATCAGGTGAGATGCATGCAGCGAGCTTCAATTGTTCCGAGTGGTACTGATCAAAAACAAGTACTTGTGGAAATTTGTTTAATGCTTGCTGAGCATTCTACTGCGATACGAGATTTTGATGAAGCTATTGGATACTATAAAGATGCGCTACAACATCGACCGAAAGATATCAAAGCGTTATTGTCACTGGCTAAATTATATATGCAAGTAAATGATCTTGATAAATGCGCACTAAGTTGTAGTGCATTATTGAATGCCGATCCAAATAATGAAGCGGCATCTGTTATGATGGCTGATCTTGCTTTTAGAAAAGTCGATTTCGAAACAGCTGCCTTTCATTTTAGACAGTTATTACTCAGGAAACCGACTTACTGGACGGCATTAGCGAGATTGATTGAAGTTTCTAGACGTActg GTAGTATTGAAGACTTAAATGAATGGATAGCAAGAGCAGAAGCCGCTACCGAAGGTTCTAATCACGAAGCTGGGTTTTATTATTGCGCTGGATTGCTAGACTGGAGAACtggtaaattaaattcagcaTTACGGAGTTTCAATGCTGCACGTCGTGATCCAGAATGGGGTCAACAGGCTATTTATAATATGATTGAAATTTGTTTGGATCCTGATGATGATTCGGCATTATCTAGTGAAGCTTTTAATGAAGAAGATGCAGAATATCAAGACTCGAGAACTATGGCTTTAAGAACTGCTGAACGACTTTTACAg GAATTGAACCCCAAAGGAAGTCCTCATGAAATATTAACTCATCGATTGttaagtaacttttttttacttgcaacaaaaataaaatcaaaaatagaGCAAGCGTTACAAGACTGTACGGTATTAGCAAGTCAAGAAACACTTCGAGATCACGTAGGACCGGCATTAGGTCTGGCTACAgctcatattttattgaaacaaaCTCCTCGCGCGCGTAATCATCTTAAAcgtgtttcaaaaaatgtttggaCATTTGAAGATGCCGAATATCTAGAGAGATGTTGGATTTTATTGGCTGAAATTTATGTACAATCTAACAAATATGACCTTGCTAATGAATTATTGAGAAGAGTACTTCAACACAATGCCACGTGTGTGCGCGCGCATGAATTATCGGGTACTATTGCTGAAAAAGAACAAAACTACAGAGAAGCTGCAATACGCTATGCTCAAGCTTGGAAATTTGGTGGTAAAACAAAACTCTCTAGTGGTTACAAGTTAGCGTATTGCTGtcttaaaagtaaaaaatacgCTGACGCTATTCAAGCATGTAATGAAGTTTTACatcaaaataatgattttccTAAAATTCgtaaagaaattttagaaaaatcaatcaatcataTTCGTACATga